A region from the Fusarium musae strain F31 chromosome 1, whole genome shotgun sequence genome encodes:
- a CDS encoding hypothetical protein (EggNog:ENOG41), whose product MVQFTRANSGMSGLPTEEAVADRRAGSPIPNRVRNAIVIVLGEFCGTFMFLLLSFIGAQTALVTNNPTNSTAPLEPFSLMYIAASFGTALAVNVWIFYRVSGGMFNPAVTLGLVLVGAVPPLHALAIIPTQLVAAIAAAGVTDGLIPGPLLVTNALGNGTSIAQGVFMEMFLTAQLVLTVYFLAVEKHRSTHLAPIGIGISVFIAHICLTNWTGTSINPARSFGPSVVAGFHGYDWIYYLGPFMGSFLAFGCYKIFKVLEYQTANPGQDDDDLERGSKHHFFEHHEKEPIAHSQTDTLEPKDHGAAPRNDSPIDGQMSHA is encoded by the exons ATGGTTCAATTCACTCGTGCCAACTCGGGCATGTCTGGCTTGCCTACTGAGGAAGCCGTAGCGGATCGCAGAGCAGGCAGTCCCATCCCCAACCGCGTGAGAAACGCCAttgtcatcgtcctcggAGAATTCTGCGGAACCTTCatgtttcttctcctctccttCATCGGTGCCCAGACTGCCCTCGTTACCAACAACCCTACCAATTCTACTGCCCCCTTGGAGCCCTTCTCATTGATGTACATTGCTGCCTCTTTTGGTACTGCTCTCGCCGTCAATGTCTGGATCTTCTATCGTGTTAGTGGTGGCATGTTCAACCCGGCT GTGACTCTCGGTCTGGTCCTCGTCGGTGCTGTACCACCTCTTCACGCCCTTGCTATTATCCCTACACAACTCGTTGCCGCTATCGCCGCTGCGGGAGTTACTGACGGTCTCATCCCCGGACCCCTCCTCGTCACAAATGCTCTCGGCAATGGTACAAGCATTGCTCAGGGTGTTTTCATGGAGATGTTCCTCACTGCCCAACTTGTCTTGACTGTTTACTTCCTTGCCGTGGAGAAGCACCGCAGCACACATCTTGCCCCCATCGGCATTGGTATCTCTGTCTTCATCGCTCACATCTGCTTGACAAACTGGACTGGCACATCCATCAACCCTGCTCGATCCTTTGGCCCTTCAGTTGTCGCTGGTTTCCATGGGTATGATTGGATCTACTACCTTGGCCCCTTCATGGGCTCTTTCCTGGCCTTCGGCTGTTACAAGATCTTTAAGGTGCTCGAGTATCAGACCGCCAACCCTGGacaggatgatgacgacttgGAGAGGGGTAGCAAGCATCACTTCTTCGAACATCACGAGAAGGAGCCCATCGCTCACTCCCAGACCGACACTCTTGAGCCCAAGGACCATGGTGCTGCCCCACGAAATGATAGCCCCATTGACGGTCAGATGAGCCATGCCTAA